The following proteins come from a genomic window of Streptomyces sp. NBC_01716:
- the rdgB gene encoding RdgB/HAM1 family non-canonical purine NTP pyrophosphatase, translated as MTRLILATRNAGKLSELKAILADAGLTHDLVGADAYPDIPDVKETGVTFAENALLKAHALARATGHPAVADDSGLCVDVLGGAPGIFSARWSGTHGDDRANLDLLLAQLSDITPPHRAAHFACAAALALPDGTERVAEGQLHGTLRHIPSGTGGFGYDPILQPDGDTRTCAELTPAEKNAISHRGKAFRALVPAVRELLG; from the coding sequence ATGACGCGTCTGATCCTCGCCACCCGCAACGCCGGGAAACTCTCCGAGCTCAAGGCCATCCTCGCCGACGCCGGTCTCACCCACGACCTCGTCGGCGCGGATGCCTACCCCGACATCCCGGACGTCAAGGAGACCGGCGTCACCTTCGCCGAGAACGCCCTGCTCAAGGCCCACGCCCTGGCCCGCGCGACCGGCCACCCGGCCGTCGCCGACGACTCCGGCCTCTGCGTCGACGTCCTGGGCGGCGCCCCCGGCATCTTCTCGGCCCGCTGGTCCGGCACCCACGGCGACGACCGCGCCAACCTCGACCTGCTGCTGGCCCAGCTCTCCGACATCACACCCCCGCACCGCGCGGCCCACTTCGCCTGCGCGGCGGCCCTCGCACTCCCGGACGGCACGGAGCGGGTGGCCGAAGGCCAACTCCACGGCACCCTGCGCCACATCCCCTCGGGCACGGGAGGCTTCGGCTACGACCCGATCCTCCAGCCGGACGGCGACACCCGCACCTGCGCGGAACTGACCCCGGCGGAGAAGAACGCGATCAGCCACCGGGGCAAGGCTTTCCGCGCACTGGTACCGGCGGTGCGGGAGCTGCTGGGCTGA
- a CDS encoding HNH endonuclease signature motif containing protein, producing MAETYDVDRLASAVAQSVNWSDLTRRLGLTGSGGQRRVLQAKVDELGLDTSHFKQRSPWRKYPDEAIAAAAATSTTLREVATKLGAAPATGTLSHIARRIAAAGIDIGHFPGMNREQIDLPFTAEELTAAASAAKSIRGTARLLGVPDDSRSRAALGRMLHEHAIDTSHFRNKRLAIDEKALRTAVSSSASYADVMRALGLAVNDTNHRRVRRAAAQLGLDAGHFRRRAWGTVRVPAPRPLTPAVLVVFPQGSPRVNRARLHRALQEIGVPYECARCGNTGEWLGEPITLPIDHISGDRLDNRRENLRYLCPNCHALTDTWCRNRARKTRPAAL from the coding sequence ATGGCTGAGACATACGACGTTGACAGGTTGGCCTCGGCGGTCGCCCAGTCGGTGAACTGGTCCGACCTGACGCGTCGGCTGGGCCTCACCGGAAGTGGGGGTCAACGCCGGGTTCTACAGGCGAAGGTCGACGAGTTGGGTCTCGACACCAGCCATTTCAAGCAGCGCAGCCCGTGGCGAAAGTATCCGGACGAAGCCATCGCGGCCGCGGCGGCCACATCGACGACGCTCCGCGAGGTGGCCACCAAACTCGGCGCCGCGCCCGCCACCGGCACCCTCTCGCACATTGCCCGCCGAATAGCAGCGGCCGGTATCGATATCGGACACTTTCCCGGAATGAACCGCGAACAGATCGATTTACCCTTCACGGCGGAAGAACTCACGGCCGCGGCATCCGCGGCGAAGAGCATCCGGGGCACCGCACGTCTCCTCGGGGTCCCTGACGACAGCCGCTCACGTGCCGCCCTGGGAAGGATGCTGCACGAGCACGCCATCGACACCAGCCACTTCCGGAACAAGCGGCTGGCCATCGACGAGAAGGCATTGCGTACGGCAGTGTCGTCGTCGGCGAGTTACGCGGACGTCATGCGCGCACTCGGCCTCGCCGTCAACGACACCAACCATCGGCGCGTACGACGCGCCGCCGCTCAACTCGGCCTCGACGCCGGCCATTTCCGGCGACGCGCCTGGGGGACCGTACGGGTGCCCGCGCCAAGGCCCCTCACGCCGGCCGTTCTTGTCGTGTTCCCGCAGGGCTCGCCTCGCGTGAATCGCGCACGCCTTCACCGAGCGCTCCAGGAAATCGGCGTCCCCTACGAGTGCGCCAGGTGCGGCAACACCGGTGAGTGGCTCGGTGAACCAATCACCCTTCCGATCGACCACATCAGCGGCGACCGGCTGGACAACCGCCGCGAGAACTTGCGCTATCTCTGCCCGAATTGCCACGCCCTCACGGACACCTGGTGCCGTAATCGAGCCAGGAAAACCCGCCCGGCGGCCCTCTGA
- the proP gene encoding glycine betaine/L-proline transporter ProP, with amino-acid sequence MTEPARDQAADSPASRRHPALFRARRRRKNPPLRRSDITVTDEAAVQRAVKAAALGNAMEWFDFGIYSYLAVTIGHVFFPSGNATVELLSSFATFAVAFLVRPLGGMFFGPLGDRIGRKKVLAMTMIMMAIGTGTIGLIPSYASIGFWSPVLLILFRLVQGFSTGGEYGGASTFIAEYAPDKRRGFFGSFLEFGTLAGYIGAAGLVTALTAVLGSAGMEAWGWRVPFLVAAPLGLIGLYLRLRLDETPAFTKMEQDTVQATEAADLVETSTASDLGRIFRDHWPRLILCVCLVGAYNVTDYMLLSYMPTYLSDQLHYSDTHGLLILLGVMVALMGMINQVGRLSDQFGRKPLLMAGMLGFFVLSLPAFLLIQQGGYLAIVTGMAMLGLSLVCLLGTMSAALPALFPTSVRYGSLSVGYNLSASLFGGTTPFVITGLISLTGDNLMPAYYAMFAALIGVAAVACMAETAGLPLEGSPPSVGTREEAAELVLLQAQAQASVRSS; translated from the coding sequence ATGACGGAGCCCGCGCGCGACCAGGCTGCCGACTCCCCGGCGTCCCGACGCCACCCGGCGCTCTTCCGCGCGCGCCGGCGCCGTAAGAACCCCCCGCTGCGCAGGTCCGACATCACCGTCACCGACGAGGCGGCGGTCCAGCGGGCGGTGAAGGCGGCCGCGCTGGGCAACGCCATGGAATGGTTCGACTTCGGGATCTACAGCTATCTGGCCGTCACCATCGGCCATGTCTTCTTCCCCTCCGGCAACGCCACGGTCGAACTGCTCTCCTCCTTCGCGACCTTCGCGGTGGCCTTCCTCGTACGGCCACTCGGCGGCATGTTCTTCGGCCCTTTGGGTGACCGAATCGGCCGCAAGAAGGTCCTGGCCATGACCATGATCATGATGGCGATCGGCACCGGCACGATCGGGCTGATCCCCTCGTACGCGTCGATCGGCTTCTGGTCCCCCGTTCTGCTGATCCTCTTCCGGCTGGTGCAGGGGTTCTCCACCGGCGGCGAGTACGGCGGCGCTTCCACCTTCATCGCGGAGTACGCCCCCGACAAACGGCGCGGCTTCTTCGGCAGCTTCCTCGAATTCGGCACCCTCGCCGGCTACATCGGCGCGGCCGGGCTCGTCACCGCGCTCACCGCCGTGCTCGGCTCCGCGGGCATGGAGGCCTGGGGCTGGCGCGTACCGTTCCTCGTCGCCGCGCCGCTCGGGCTCATCGGCCTCTATCTGCGGCTGAGGCTGGACGAGACCCCCGCGTTCACGAAGATGGAGCAGGACACGGTCCAGGCGACCGAGGCCGCCGATCTGGTCGAGACCAGCACCGCGTCCGATCTCGGCAGGATCTTCCGCGACCACTGGCCGAGGCTGATCCTCTGCGTCTGCCTCGTCGGCGCGTACAACGTCACCGACTACATGCTGCTGTCCTACATGCCGACGTATCTCTCCGACCAACTCCACTACAGCGACACCCATGGGCTGCTCATCCTGCTCGGCGTCATGGTCGCCCTGATGGGGATGATCAACCAAGTGGGCCGTCTCAGCGACCAGTTCGGCCGCAAGCCGCTCCTGATGGCGGGGATGCTCGGGTTCTTCGTCCTCTCCCTTCCGGCGTTCCTGCTGATCCAGCAGGGCGGTTATCTCGCGATCGTCACCGGGATGGCGATGCTGGGGCTCTCCCTGGTCTGTCTCCTCGGCACGATGTCGGCGGCCCTGCCGGCGCTCTTCCCCACGAGCGTCCGCTACGGCTCCCTGTCGGTCGGCTACAACCTCTCGGCCTCCCTCTTCGGCGGTACGACCCCGTTCGTGATCACCGGTCTCATCAGTCTCACCGGCGACAATCTGATGCCCGCGTACTACGCGATGTTCGCGGCCCTGATCGGCGTCGCCGCGGTCGCCTGTATGGCGGAGACGGCGGGCCTGCCGCTGGAGGGGTCGCCACCGTCGGTGGGGACGAGGGAGGAGGCGGCGGAACTGGTCCTTTTGCAGGCGCAGGCCCAGGCTTCCGTGCGGTCGTCGTGA
- the bcp gene encoding thioredoxin-dependent thiol peroxidase, which produces MSERLQPGDTAPAFTLPDADGNDVSLADHKGRKVIVYFYPAALTPGCTKQACDFTDNLDVLAGAGYDVIGVSPDKPEKLAKFRDKENLKVTLVGDTDKSVLAAYGAFGEKKLYGKTVTGVIRSTVIVDEEGKVEQALYNVRATGHVAKIIKDLGI; this is translated from the coding sequence ATGAGCGAGCGACTTCAGCCCGGCGACACCGCCCCCGCCTTCACCCTGCCCGACGCCGACGGCAACGACGTCTCGCTCGCCGACCACAAGGGGCGCAAGGTCATCGTCTACTTCTACCCCGCCGCGCTCACGCCCGGATGCACCAAGCAGGCCTGCGACTTCACCGACAACCTCGACGTGCTGGCCGGCGCCGGCTACGACGTCATCGGGGTCTCGCCGGACAAGCCGGAGAAGCTCGCCAAGTTCCGCGACAAGGAGAACCTGAAGGTCACCCTGGTCGGCGACACCGACAAGTCCGTCCTCGCCGCGTACGGCGCCTTCGGCGAGAAGAAGCTCTACGGCAAAACGGTGACGGGTGTCATCCGCTCGACGGTCATCGTCGACGAGGAGGGCAAGGTCGAGCAGGCGCTCTACAACGTCCGGGCCACCGGCCATGTCGCGAAGATCATCAAGGATCTCGGCATCTGA
- a CDS encoding DUF3618 domain-containing protein has protein sequence MTTEAAVSDARTPAQIEADIVRRRDQLAETLDEIGVRVHPQTIVGDAKARMVSRVDQTAGRAYVAVNRTVAGVKGRFVSDDGAPRLERVVPVALVVVGLVGLLAVSARRPRRRRG, from the coding sequence ATGACGACGGAGGCAGCGGTGTCGGATGCCAGGACCCCTGCGCAGATCGAGGCGGACATCGTCCGCCGGCGCGACCAGCTCGCCGAGACGCTCGACGAGATCGGCGTGCGGGTGCACCCGCAGACGATCGTGGGCGACGCGAAGGCACGGATGGTCTCCCGGGTGGACCAGACCGCGGGCAGGGCGTACGTCGCGGTGAATCGCACGGTGGCGGGTGTGAAGGGCAGGTTCGTCTCGGACGACGGCGCTCCGCGGCTGGAGCGGGTCGTCCCGGTGGCGCTGGTCGTCGTCGGACTGGTCGGGCTGCTCGCGGTGTCCGCGCGCCGCCCGCGCCGCCGCCGGGGCTGA
- a CDS encoding GroES family chaperonin has protein sequence MLHDRVLVRTDIPEGERRSSGGIVIPATAAVGRRLAWAEVVAVGQSVRTVEPADRVLYDPEDRAEVEVRGVAYVLMRERDLHAVAADRFEGSEDSTGLYL, from the coding sequence ATGCTGCACGACCGGGTGCTGGTCAGGACCGACATCCCGGAGGGCGAACGGCGTTCGTCCGGCGGCATCGTCATCCCGGCGACCGCGGCCGTCGGGCGGCGCCTCGCCTGGGCCGAGGTGGTCGCCGTCGGGCAGAGCGTGCGGACGGTCGAGCCCGCGGACCGGGTGCTGTACGACCCCGAGGACCGCGCCGAGGTCGAGGTCCGGGGCGTGGCCTACGTACTGATGCGGGAACGCGACCTGCACGCGGTGGCGGCGGACCGGTTCGAGGGGTCGGAGGACTCCACGGGGCTCTATCTCTGA
- a CDS encoding DMT family transporter: MAWVLLVVAGLLEVGWSIGMKYTDGFTRLWPSLFTGAGIVASMLLLSQAARTLPIGTAYGVWVGIGAAGAAVVGMAALGEPATAARIFFVCLLLVAVVGLKATSGH; this comes from the coding sequence ATGGCCTGGGTCCTGCTCGTTGTCGCCGGTCTGCTCGAAGTGGGCTGGTCGATCGGGATGAAGTACACCGACGGATTCACCCGGCTGTGGCCGAGTCTCTTCACCGGTGCCGGAATCGTCGCCAGCATGCTGCTGCTCTCGCAGGCCGCCAGAACGCTGCCGATCGGCACGGCGTACGGCGTGTGGGTCGGGATCGGCGCCGCCGGAGCGGCCGTCGTCGGCATGGCGGCACTAGGCGAACCGGCGACCGCCGCCCGGATCTTCTTCGTCTGCCTGCTGCTGGTGGCCGTGGTGGGCCTGAAGGCGACGTCCGGCCACTAG
- a CDS encoding transglycosylase domain-containing protein — MSDAQQQGWPPRDPTDHGRGKGPGGGPGGGKLTGGRAARKAARKARRKRSGWRRIFPTWRMLLGGFLFCAFVLIGGFIAGYTLVQIPAANVAAVAQSNVYLYEDGSQLARDGEVNRENVPLSHIPKSVRRAVLAAEDRDFYNEPAIDPQGMVRAAWNTMTGKGTQGGSTITQQYVKNYYLAQEQTVVRKGKEFFIAIKLNREESKAQILEGYLNTSYFGRNAYGIQAAAQAYYSKNVQDIDTAEGAFLAALLNAPSAYDVALHPENTGQAEGRWNYVLDGMVKENWLSPADRDAMVFPLPGKAKPSTGLSGQRGYIVQAVEDYLTKNKILDDKTLASGGYRITTTLQRPKQKALVDAVDEQVTSKVDTKRAADRNVRVGGVSIDPATGEVVAMYGGVDYTRQYVNNATRRDYQVGSTFKPFVFAAAVENDSHTQDGEQITPNTEYDGTNKRMVEGPDGSTGYDPANEDDVSYGPVSVSEATDKSINAVYAQMAQDVGPSRVRDTAVRLGIPDDTPDLTASPSIALGPATASVLDMTEAYATLANHGRHGTYTMVSEITKNGATVEVPRGRQTQAVSRQAADTTTAILQSVVEGGTGTAAQSAGRPAAGKTGTAEDDKAAWFAGYTPDLATVVAIMGADPETARQKPLYGALGLARVNGGGPPAQIWGQFTAAALEGTDATDFELTLEDGVDEITPPDDESGSPEQPASPGRSESPGSPDQPAAPGRTGGQNAGAAQGRSEGADTGGNEGQAQGQAQGQTSGGTDGGGGGTDGGQGDGGAQGQSEGRTNGLTDGLIGGGGGGDNGGGGAADGATGNGPPRTSRPRE; from the coding sequence ATGAGCGACGCGCAGCAGCAGGGCTGGCCCCCGCGCGACCCGACCGACCACGGCCGCGGCAAGGGACCGGGCGGCGGCCCCGGCGGCGGGAAACTCACCGGCGGGCGCGCCGCACGCAAGGCCGCCCGCAAGGCCCGCCGCAAGCGCTCCGGCTGGCGCCGGATCTTCCCCACCTGGCGCATGCTGCTCGGGGGGTTCCTGTTCTGCGCGTTCGTGCTCATCGGCGGCTTCATCGCCGGCTACACGCTGGTCCAGATCCCGGCCGCCAACGTCGCCGCCGTCGCCCAGTCCAACGTGTATCTGTACGAGGACGGCAGCCAACTGGCGCGCGACGGCGAGGTCAACCGCGAGAACGTGCCGCTCTCCCACATCCCGAAGAGCGTCCGTCGCGCCGTACTGGCCGCCGAGGACCGGGACTTCTACAACGAACCCGCCATCGACCCGCAGGGCATGGTCCGCGCCGCCTGGAACACCATGACCGGCAAGGGCACCCAGGGCGGTTCCACGATCACCCAGCAGTACGTCAAGAACTACTACCTCGCGCAGGAACAGACCGTCGTGCGCAAGGGGAAGGAGTTCTTCATCGCCATCAAGCTCAACCGCGAGGAGAGCAAGGCGCAGATCCTGGAGGGCTACCTCAACACCAGCTACTTCGGGCGCAACGCGTACGGCATCCAGGCCGCCGCACAGGCCTATTACAGCAAGAACGTCCAGGACATCGACACCGCGGAGGGCGCCTTCCTGGCCGCGCTGCTCAACGCGCCCAGCGCGTACGACGTCGCCCTGCACCCGGAGAACACGGGGCAGGCGGAGGGCCGTTGGAACTATGTGCTCGACGGCATGGTCAAGGAGAACTGGCTCTCCCCCGCCGACCGCGACGCCATGGTCTTCCCGCTGCCCGGCAAGGCCAAGCCGTCCACCGGCCTGTCGGGGCAGCGCGGTTACATCGTCCAGGCGGTCGAGGACTATCTCACGAAGAACAAGATCCTCGACGACAAGACCCTCGCCAGCGGCGGCTACCGCATCACCACCACGCTCCAGCGGCCGAAACAGAAGGCACTGGTCGACGCGGTGGACGAACAGGTGACGTCGAAGGTCGACACCAAGCGCGCGGCCGACCGCAACGTACGCGTCGGCGGCGTCTCCATCGACCCCGCCACCGGCGAGGTCGTGGCCATGTACGGCGGCGTCGACTACACGCGGCAGTACGTCAACAACGCGACCCGCCGCGACTACCAGGTCGGCTCCACCTTCAAGCCGTTCGTGTTCGCGGCAGCCGTCGAGAACGACTCGCACACCCAGGACGGCGAACAGATCACCCCCAACACCGAGTACGACGGCACCAACAAGCGCATGGTGGAGGGGCCCGACGGGTCCACCGGGTACGACCCGGCCAACGAGGACGACGTCTCGTACGGCCCCGTCAGCGTCAGTGAGGCCACCGACAAGTCCATCAACGCCGTGTACGCGCAGATGGCACAGGACGTCGGCCCGAGCCGGGTCCGCGACACCGCGGTCCGCCTCGGCATCCCCGACGACACCCCCGACCTCACGGCGTCCCCGTCCATCGCGCTCGGCCCGGCCACGGCGAGCGTGCTCGACATGACGGAGGCGTACGCGACGCTCGCCAACCACGGCCGGCACGGCACGTACACGATGGTCTCGGAGATCACCAAGAACGGTGCGACCGTCGAAGTGCCGCGCGGGCGGCAGACGCAGGCCGTCAGCCGCCAGGCGGCCGACACCACCACGGCGATCCTCCAGAGCGTCGTGGAGGGCGGTACGGGCACGGCCGCCCAGTCAGCCGGCCGCCCGGCGGCCGGCAAGACGGGGACGGCCGAGGACGACAAGGCGGCCTGGTTCGCCGGCTACACGCCCGACCTGGCGACCGTTGTCGCGATCATGGGCGCCGACCCCGAAACGGCGCGCCAGAAACCGCTGTACGGCGCGCTCGGCCTGGCGCGCGTCAACGGGGGCGGGCCGCCCGCGCAGATCTGGGGCCAGTTCACGGCGGCGGCCCTGGAGGGCACCGACGCCACGGACTTCGAACTGACGCTGGAGGACGGCGTGGACGAGATCACCCCGCCGGACGACGAGTCCGGCAGCCCCGAACAGCCCGCGTCACCGGGCCGGTCGGAGAGTCCGGGCTCCCCGGACCAGCCCGCGGCGCCCGGCCGGACGGGGGGACAGAACGCGGGCGCGGCGCAGGGCCGGAGCGAAGGCGCCGACACCGGCGGAAACGAGGGCCAGGCCCAGGGCCAGGCGCAAGGACAGACCTCGGGAGGGACCGACGGCGGCGGAGGCGGTACGGACGGCGGCCAGGGCGACGGCGGTGCGCAGGGCCAGAGCGAGGGCCGGACGAACGGCCTGACCGACGGGCTCATCGGAGGCGGCGGCGGAGGCGACAACGGGGGCGGCGGCGCGGCGGACGGAGCCACGGGCAACGGCCCACCCCGCACCTCACGCCCCCGCGAGTAA
- a CDS encoding ABC transporter permease: MRLYAVVAAGGFRRYATYRTATAAGVFTNTVFGFIVAYTYTALWEQRPQLGGYDLSQAVTYVWIGQSLLMTCAMMGGGFEDELMDRIRTGDVAIDLYRPADLQLWWLASDLGRAAFHLLGRGIVPMALGALAFELSLPENPLVWAAFLCSVFLGVVVSFAVRFLVALSAFWLLDGAGVGQITFLAGMFFSGMLLPLTLFPGLLGEVARALPWSSLLQIPADVFLGRHTGWGLVGAFAFQAGWALALLALGRLLQSVATRRVVVQGG; encoded by the coding sequence GTGCGTCTGTACGCGGTCGTCGCGGCGGGCGGGTTCCGCCGCTACGCGACGTACCGGACCGCCACGGCCGCGGGGGTGTTCACCAACACCGTCTTCGGTTTCATCGTGGCGTACACCTACACGGCGCTCTGGGAGCAGCGGCCCCAGCTCGGCGGCTACGACCTCTCGCAGGCGGTCACCTACGTCTGGATCGGCCAGTCGCTGCTGATGACCTGCGCGATGATGGGCGGCGGCTTCGAGGACGAGTTGATGGACCGTATCCGCACCGGCGACGTGGCGATCGATCTCTACCGGCCTGCGGATCTCCAGCTGTGGTGGCTGGCAAGCGACTTGGGGCGCGCCGCGTTCCATCTGCTGGGACGCGGGATCGTACCGATGGCGCTCGGCGCGCTCGCCTTCGAGCTGTCGCTGCCCGAGAACCCGCTGGTCTGGGCCGCGTTCCTCTGCTCCGTGTTCCTGGGCGTCGTGGTCAGCTTCGCCGTGCGCTTCCTGGTCGCCCTGTCGGCCTTCTGGCTGCTGGACGGCGCGGGAGTCGGCCAGATCACCTTCCTGGCGGGGATGTTCTTCTCCGGGATGCTGCTGCCGCTGACGCTCTTCCCCGGGCTCCTGGGCGAGGTCGCGAGGGCGCTGCCGTGGTCGTCGCTGCTCCAGATCCCGGCGGACGTCTTCCTGGGGCGGCACACGGGGTGGGGACTGGTCGGGGCGTTCGCGTTCCAGGCCGGGTGGGCGCTGGCGCTGCTGGCGCTGGGGCGGCTGCTCCAGTCCGTGGCGACGCGAAGGGTGGTGGTGCAGGGTGGCTGA
- a CDS encoding ABC transporter permease codes for MVQSERTLEREWPRSPLWEGLRAYGLIVAMWMRSTMAYRASFAMTAFGNFAATAFDFVTILLMFSHVDQLGGYSLPEVAFLYGAAGAAFGLADLAFGSMDRLGRRVRDGTLDTLLVRPAPVLAQVAADRFALRRLGRIVQGLLVLGYALTTLDIAWTPLKVAMVPMMILSGAVIFASVFVAGGAFQFWAQDAAEVQNSFTYGGTTLLQYPPTVFAKDLVRGVTFVVPLAFVNWMPALYVMDRDDPLGLPDWAAFLPPVVAVGCCALAGLAWRVGLRAYRSTGS; via the coding sequence GTGGTGCAGTCGGAACGGACGCTTGAGCGGGAGTGGCCGCGCTCGCCTCTGTGGGAGGGGCTGCGTGCGTACGGCCTGATCGTGGCCATGTGGATGCGGTCGACGATGGCCTACCGCGCGTCGTTCGCCATGACCGCCTTCGGGAACTTCGCGGCGACCGCGTTCGACTTCGTCACGATCCTGCTGATGTTCTCCCACGTCGACCAACTGGGCGGCTACTCGCTGCCCGAGGTCGCCTTCCTTTACGGCGCCGCGGGCGCCGCCTTCGGCCTCGCCGACCTGGCCTTCGGGTCGATGGACCGGCTCGGCCGCCGGGTCAGGGACGGCACCCTGGACACCCTGCTGGTGCGCCCGGCGCCGGTGCTCGCGCAGGTCGCGGCGGACAGGTTCGCGCTGCGGCGGCTCGGCCGTATCGTCCAGGGCCTGCTGGTGCTCGGATACGCGCTGACGACGCTCGACATCGCGTGGACCCCGCTCAAGGTGGCGATGGTCCCGATGATGATCCTCAGCGGTGCGGTGATCTTCGCGTCCGTGTTCGTCGCGGGCGGTGCGTTCCAGTTCTGGGCGCAGGACGCCGCCGAGGTGCAGAACTCCTTCACGTACGGCGGGACCACACTGCTCCAGTACCCGCCCACGGTCTTCGCGAAGGACCTGGTGCGCGGGGTGACGTTCGTGGTGCCGCTCGCCTTCGTCAACTGGATGCCCGCGCTGTACGTGATGGACCGTGACGATCCGCTGGGGCTGCCGGACTGGGCCGCCTTCCTGCCGCCGGTGGTGGCGGTGGGGTGCTGCGCGCTGGCGGGGCTGGCGTGGCGGGTGGGGCTGCGGGCGTACCGGAGTACGGGAAGTTAG
- a CDS encoding ABC transporter ATP-binding protein, giving the protein MDSDGSDFIELDGIEKVFDVRRKAGLVRRERHQVRAVDGISFRVARGEMVGYIGPNGAGKSTTIKMLTGILTPSAGRLRVAGIDPSRERTRLARRIGVVFGQRTTLWWDLPLIDSYRLVHRMYRIPDKRYRENLERCVELLELGELLDVPVRQLSLGQRMRGDIAAALLHDPEVLYLDEPTIGLDVISKARVREFLRDLNAERRTTVLLTTHDLTDIEQLCARVMVIDHGRLVYDGALAGLHEVGESERTLVVDLERELPPVELPGARVVKVEGPRQWLAFPAAASAAPLVARIAAEYPLMDLSVREPDIESVIAKMLSRGKVPDPAVGEEATGVTAL; this is encoded by the coding sequence ATGGATTCGGACGGCTCCGATTTCATCGAACTGGACGGTATCGAGAAGGTCTTCGACGTACGGCGGAAGGCGGGCCTGGTGCGCCGCGAGCGCCATCAGGTGCGCGCGGTCGACGGCATCAGCTTCCGCGTGGCACGCGGCGAGATGGTGGGCTACATCGGCCCCAACGGTGCCGGGAAGTCCACCACCATCAAGATGCTCACCGGCATCCTGACGCCGAGCGCGGGCCGGCTGCGGGTCGCGGGGATCGACCCGTCGCGGGAGCGCACGAGGCTGGCGCGCCGGATCGGCGTGGTGTTCGGCCAGCGCACGACCCTGTGGTGGGACCTGCCGCTGATCGACTCGTACCGGCTGGTGCACCGTATGTACCGCATCCCCGACAAGCGGTACCGGGAGAATCTGGAGCGCTGCGTCGAACTGCTGGAGCTGGGCGAGCTGTTGGACGTTCCCGTACGGCAGCTCTCGCTCGGCCAGCGGATGCGCGGCGACATCGCGGCGGCGCTGCTCCACGACCCCGAGGTGCTCTACCTCGACGAGCCGACGATCGGCCTGGACGTGATCTCCAAGGCCAGGGTCCGTGAGTTCCTGCGGGATCTGAACGCGGAGCGCCGTACGACGGTGCTGCTGACCACGCACGACCTGACGGACATCGAGCAGCTCTGCGCGCGGGTCATGGTCATCGACCACGGGCGGCTCGTGTACGACGGGGCGCTCGCCGGGCTGCACGAGGTGGGCGAGAGCGAGCGGACCCTGGTGGTCGACCTCGAACGCGAACTGCCCCCGGTCGAGCTGCCGGGAGCACGGGTGGTGAAGGTGGAGGGGCCGCGGCAGTGGCTCGCCTTCCCGGCCGCGGCGTCGGCGGCGCCGCTGGTGGCGCGGATCGCGGCGGAGTATCCGCTGATGGACCTGTCGGTGCGGGAGCCCGACATCGAGTCGGTGATCGCGAAGATGCTCTCCCGGGGGAAGGTCCCGGATCCCGCGGTGGGCGAGGAGGCTACTGGGGTCACTGCGCTGTGA
- a CDS encoding DUF1707 SHOCT-like domain-containing protein: MTSELPEMRASDSERERVAEVLRDALSEGRIDMEEFDTRLDAAYKARTHGELQPLVRDLPAPGSTADLSPARSADSVEGAGRWATWIGRGRATSRAAVSFWGGFNRKGTWTVGRRFHAFTMMGGGQIDLREARFEEREASIRCFALMGGIHVVIPPDMDVTVRGLSLMGGFGESGETTELSPGSPRVVITGFALMGGVGVERKMRSAEKRRLKEERKKAELEKNRLRKELD, encoded by the coding sequence ATGACGAGTGAACTTCCTGAGATGCGCGCGTCGGACTCCGAGCGCGAGCGCGTCGCCGAAGTGCTGCGCGATGCCTTGTCCGAAGGACGCATCGACATGGAGGAGTTCGACACCCGCCTGGACGCGGCGTACAAGGCCCGTACGCACGGTGAACTCCAGCCGCTGGTCAGGGACTTGCCCGCGCCGGGCTCGACGGCCGACCTGTCGCCCGCGCGTAGCGCCGACAGCGTCGAGGGCGCGGGCAGGTGGGCGACCTGGATCGGACGCGGACGCGCGACGTCCCGTGCCGCCGTCTCCTTCTGGGGAGGGTTCAACCGCAAGGGCACCTGGACGGTGGGCCGGCGGTTCCACGCCTTCACGATGATGGGCGGCGGCCAGATCGACCTGCGTGAGGCGCGGTTCGAGGAGCGGGAGGCGTCCATCCGCTGCTTCGCGCTGATGGGCGGCATTCACGTCGTCATCCCGCCGGACATGGATGTCACGGTGCGCGGCCTGAGCCTGATGGGCGGTTTCGGGGAGAGCGGGGAGACCACGGAGCTGAGCCCCGGATCGCCGCGGGTGGTCATCACGGGGTTCGCGCTGATGGGCGGCGTGGGTGTGGAGCGCAAGATGAGGTCGGCGGAGAAGCGCCGTCTCAAGGAGGAGCGCAAGAAGGCGGAGCTGGAGAAGAACAGGCTCCGCAAAGAACTCGACTGA